A DNA window from Thermus islandicus DSM 21543 contains the following coding sequences:
- a CDS encoding GTP-binding protein → MAKGEFVRTKPHVNVGTIGHVDHGKTTLTAALTFVAAAENPNVEVKDYGDIDKAPEERARGITINTAHVEYETAKRHYSHVDCPGHADYIKNMITGAAQMDGAILVVSAADGPMPQTREHILLARQVGVPY, encoded by the coding sequence ATGGCGAAGGGCGAGTTTGTACGGACGAAGCCTCACGTGAACGTGGGGACGATTGGGCACGTGGACCACGGGAAGACGACGTTGACGGCGGCTTTGACCTTTGTGGCGGCGGCGGAGAACCCGAATGTGGAGGTGAAGGACTACGGGGACATTGACAAGGCGCCGGAGGAGCGGGCCCGTGGGATTACGATCAACACGGCGCATGTGGAGTACGAGACGGCGAAGCGGCACTATTCGCACGTGGACTGCCCGGGTCACGCGGACTACATCAAGAACATGATCACGGGTGCGGCGCAGATGGACGGGGCGATTTTGGTGGTGTCGGCGGCGGATGGTCCGATGCCGCAGACGCGGGAGCACATTTTGTTGGCCCGTCAGGTGGGGGTGCCGTACAT